The DNA region TGATGCAAAGTTTAcaaagcatgaagaagaagagatgttgatgatggtcacaacaagagatgaagaaatattctaggaccaatggtacttggactcaggatgcttatcacacatgactggtaggaaagaTTTGTTTGTCAACATAAAAACCCTAGATAAAGAACATGGTGAAAgttgcaaatgacaatactctagcagctgaaggtattaatgatgttctgattatgaggaaagatggcaagaggtcgATAATTTCCAATGTACTATATATACCAGACATGAAAATCAATTTTCTCAACATATGGaagttggtcgaaaagaactacaaagtgtcgattgaagacaagatgatgaCAATTCTTGAATCAAAAGGgaggttaatcttgaaggcacATATGTCTCAAAATAGAAACTCCAGGATTGAACTTAATGTcatggagcataagtgccttgcaactgCATCTAAtagagatgaatggatatggcattgTAGACTTCtccatctcaatttcaaagacatcagagagttgaaaagaagaaatatggtttcagggttactagaaatcgacattccaaatgaagtttgTGAGGAATGTGTGTAGGGGaagcaacacaagaacaacttaagcaaggatgcaggaagcaagtcgaaggcaattcttgaagtcatatactctgatgtttgtggacctatccaggtggattcaattggaggtaacatatactatgtcacattcatagatgatttcatTCGAAAGATGTGGACTTACCTGATgaagaagaaaagtgaagtgatcgaggtatttgccaagtttaaataTATGTTTGAAAGACAAAGTCGTCGAAAGttcaagattttgaggactggTGGTGGTTGAGATTATGTGTCGAAAGACTACAACAAGTTATATGAGAAAGAAGagattatgcatgaggtggtgccaccctacattccacaacaaaatggaactgctgaaaggaagaacaaaatcatcatgaatatggtgagaagtatgttgaaaggaaaaCATCTTCCCAAAGAATTATAGAGAGAAGTTGTGTCGAACATAcatcctgaacagatgtccgatGAAGAAGATATAAGGAATAATGCAGAAGAATATTGGtttggtgtcaagcctagcttaaGTCATATGAAGTTatttggatctataacacataaacatgttccagatcagttgagaagaaaactttATGACGAGTCGAGTAtgatgatcctaataggatatcattcgactggaggttacaagttgtttgacccactgaataagcaagtagtgatcaacAAGGAAATGATTATAGATGAGCTTAAGAAATGGGATTTGACTGAAAATGTCAATAAAGATTaagtgagaatcttatgtgaagaaCCATCAATTGAAGTCGAAAGAtaagttcgacaggaagaagttAGGGGTCAAGCAAGCACAACCAGACCTTAGAGAATAAGACACATacctgcaaggttgcaagaataTGTGATTACATTAGATGATATGGTTGATGCTGAAGGTGAActggtacactatgctttctatgcagatgtcAAACTAGTCAATACAGTTAAGGCATTGAAGGATTcaaagtgggtgaaagcaatgaatgaggaaTTGGAGTCCATCAAAATCAACAATAATTagtcacttgtcgaattgcctTAAGGGAAGAAGGAGATAtatgtgaagtgggtatacaaggtgaagttgaatcccaaaggagaaggAACTCGATAAAAGGCAAGGCTTGTAGCGAAAGTATTTCCTTAGAaggaaggaatcgacttcgatgaagtttttgtatctgttgctaggatcgaaacaacCAGGTTGGTTGTTGGTCATATGTCAGATGAATGTGAAATGTGCAATCTTGAATGGTGCCTTAGAcgaagaagtttatgttgcacaaccagttgagtttgtgaaacaaggcgaatAAGGCAAGGTATACAGGCTGCATAAAGTCCTATATGGACTTAAGCAAACTCCtagagcttggaataagaagatataaagtttcctaagggagaaggaatttaTGAAGGGCACAACTGAGCATGAAGTATATGTAAGGAGAAGCAATAGTGAATTGCTGATACTAtgtctatgtcgatgacctgttgataacatGAAAGTTGCAAAAAGGAGATTGAAGActtcaaacatgacctaagtgaggagtttgaaatgttagACTTGGGAAATCTCTCATACTTTCTTGTtatcgaattctacaagagtagtTGAGActtgatgatgcaccaaagaagatatgcaggcgaaatactcaagagatttgagatgcaagattgcaacccaacttcgactccaactGAGTCTAGATTACAACCGTCGAAAAACTCAGAagaagatgatgtcgatccaaTGCAATACAAAAAACTCATTGgatcacttcgatacctttgtcatacaaggcccgatctagcatacaatgtaggtatggtgagcagattcatgcagaagccaaaggaACTCTCAACTATGACATTTTATTTTatgcagctgatgaaggaaaagaataCGAACTAGTGGGATACAtcgactcaagttggtgtagtgatgccGAGGATGGAAATCCACAGTTGGATACatgtttatgctaggtggtgcaccagttgcttggaaTTTAAGAATGGAACCAGTAGTGACATTATCGTCATGTGAAATagaatacatagttgcttctctctgtacatgtcaagcaacatgggtggtgaatttggtcgaagagattacaggaaagaatcatggagcaattaccatgaacATTGACAACATGTCTtctatcaatctggcgaagaatccaAAAGCATATGGATGAAGCAaacacatcgaaatgaggttccattatcttcgatAGCAAGTAGTAGAAGGGAAACTGAACTTGGAACACTACAAAACGAAGAATTAGATTGCATACATTATGACAAAAGGAATGCATGTCGAAGTACTCAAGAAGTTAAgatctatgatgaatgtagatagcttagacacaatgaattaagTAATGTGCTGAGAATGTAATTCATGATGCCGAAGCATGTTGTCGAAGTGTCAAGGAGTTAGGCTCAACATAGATTTTTACTTAGGCCCAATTTTGCAGTGTTATCAGAATTATGTATTTGGGCTTTGCTTGAGGAGAAATCAAACCCAAGATATATAAACAGAGAGTAACCCTTATTGATTGTAAGATAACATAACAGAAGTGCAGATAGATAGTTGAATAAATCCCAGCTTGAGAGCAGAGAGTTACTCTGCATAAATTCTTCTTCTTCCCCTAGTTTGATAAAACCCTAATTCCCTTTCTTCTGAATTGTCATCTTTTATTTCTTCATTCAATTATCAATTATGCAACGACATAATCCTGCAACCTAGTATGGTTGATTCACTCGATTGAAGAGTGAAGAATAAGAGGGAACTCAATCGATatgattgaatcttgttcatcaagattgcAGTAGAATTCTCCATAAAATTTGATAAATTTCCAATAAGGACGCGTGTGTGCACCATGCCATTGATGATTCATGATACTCATAATTAGGAGACATGTCCCCGATCCTTACCTTAGGAGGATCATAGCTATAAGAAAAAACTCACTTCTTGGTATCAATGACTTAAGTCTATTCGATCTCCACAAATTTTTTGATTCTTGTAAACAATAATTTATTTGACCttacttttttttaataaatattttgaTTGTCACACAAATATATTGAGATATTTAAAATAAGATGAATTTCTTGGACCTTAGGGTTTCTTACATAATTCATGACCGCCTCTAAAACAGAACGTCATTTCACATTCCCATTCATACATCCACAATCACAATCGCACAAAACTGAGGCTCAGCTACTTCATCGCTTCTTCCATTTCTTTCACCAAACTAGCATGTTGTCTCGCTTCCAAGGTTTTCTCTCTTCTCTATTCCGATTTCCTTTCCTTTTTGCATTTCGCGGTAATAACTATGATTATTTCATTCGATTTGTTTCGTTTTCTTGTTTTCATTGTGGTTTGTTCGTTTATTTAATCGAACTATGCAAATAAATAGTCTTTTCTTTCTGGGCTTGAGTTTTAGTTTGATGTATGAAAAAATGCATCATGAGTAAATTAAACACTACCGTGAATCGTTAAATTTCCTATTGTTTTTCAATTCTATGTAGCTAAAGATGCATAATTGGTGATTCTCCATGAATTCATTTCATGTATATCTGTTCAGAGTAATGAAATTGCTCTCTTTGGCTCTAACCTATTTTTTTTGCGTGATGTTTTAATTTGTTATCTTCTCTATATTGGAGAGGTATAGATCTGAATTATTCTACAAAAAAAGTGATATAGAAACCACATTCATTATCTTTGTAGTTGAAATATCTAACTTCCTTAAGTTTCCACAAATGGGTGGTGGAGATTCCAAGAAATGAGGAACTAGTAGTTTGGGCATTTTATACTCTATATTAACTTAGTTTTCACCCCTTGTTTTATAAAACTTAGTTTTCAACCTCTTGATGCCTTTTGGAAGATTGGAAGTTTACTCGTCTGATATTTAGTTAGGGTGTGGTCGAGAAAATAGATAAATTAAGGGATTATTGGATACATTATTATCCTATCGGTGCTCATATTAAAGTTATGTGTGGTCGAGAAAATAGATAAATTAAGGGATTATTGGATACGTTCTTTTCCTATCGGTGCTCATATTAAAGTTATGTGTGGTCGAGAAAATAGATAAATTAAGGGATTATTGGGTATGTTATTATCCTATCGGTGCTCATATTAAAGTTATTTCTACAATTGAAGAGGAAAGATGGTGGAAATAGATTTGGTTTGGTCATGTAGAGAGAAAACCCGTAGATTTTGTGGTAAGGAGAGTATATTAGATAGAGAGGAGTCAAACAATTAGATGTAGAGGAAGAACTAGAAAAATTATAAGAGAAGTTATTAAGAAAGATCTCGAGATTAATTATTTGGATAGAAGTATGGCTTAGGATAGAACATTATTGCAGAAGTGAGCCATGTAGCCGATCCCTCTTAGTGGGATAAGACTTGGTTGTTGTTGTATATCGAAGAGCTTATGGAAATAAACTGTGAAACAACTTATGTAGATGTTATAAGCTATTTTCATAAATTCTCTCAAACACATACATTTACTTGTGTTTATGGCATAAGACAAACATTAAAAACAAGTAAGCTTTAAATAAGCTCTACCAAATGCACCCTTGACACTCATCTACTTTCTATGCTTTTTGTGGTTTTGGCTTATGAGTGAAGAGAAGCTGCTGTAACTAGCATTTCCATAGTAATGGCCTGTTTACGATATTTATGGTTTTAATTATTGGAAATATAGCTGAATTATGTTTTCAAAACATTCTTGTCATTGACATGATTATTCATTTGCAGATTTTTGATGCTTAGAAAAATAAAGGGAGCGGCCCAATCTGTACATAGAATAAATAGAGGCAGATACGTGGAAGTGAGTAGAAATGGGCCAATTGCCTCGGTTGGACCAAATACCCACCACTGCCGGTTCTACATGCATTATAAGTTTCATAGTGCAGCACGTAGTTCATTTTGGTGGCTTGCAACAAGGGAAAGCTTTAACAAGTGCTGTACTTTTAGAAACTTTTCTGTAAGCTCAGCAAGTAATGAAGTCACACATCATTCTCAGATTGCTTGGAAAAGGCTGTACAGAAAGTACTGTTCCAGTGGTGATAGTACATTTTCTCCCACCATAAATATGATTGCTCAAGCAGTGAGCTTGTCTCTGACTCGCTCATATTTGCTGGTTCCTGGTATTTTTGCATTTGCATGTGGAGAGCTTGCATTGTCTCAACGAAGATGGGGAGATGCAGAACGTTACCCATCACATGATGCATTGTATATGCGTGCACGAGATGGGTATAATTACATGTTTACGTTTACATTCATGATAGTTGAAGGTGTTGTCTTATTAGTGAGGGCTTTATATCTAGCTGTATTATTCTCTCCAAGCATTGTGATGGGACCGTTTGCAGATTATTTTGGACCAAAATTTAGGAAACTGTGGCTCCATGTTGTTCTTCGAACACTAGAAAGAGCAGGTCCCGCTTTCATAAAATGGGGTCAGTGGGCAGCTACGCGTCCTGATCTTTTTCCTCGTGATCTATGCACCAAGCTTTCTGAACTTCACAGTAAAGCTCCTGAGCATAGTTTCAGCTACACAAAGAAAACCATAGAAAAAGCATTTAACCGAAAAATTTCcgaaatttttgaaaattttgaagagGTTCCAGTTGCATCTGGAAGCATTGCTCAAGTGCACCGTGCTACATTAAAATATCGGTATCCTGGTAAGCAAGCGAAACCTCTGGTGGTTGCTGTGAAGGTTAGACATCCTGGTGTGGGAGAGTCGATCAGAAGGGATTTTGCTATTATCAATACGGCGGCAAAAATTTCCATGTTCATTCCTGCTCTTAAGTGGTTAAGATTAGACGAGAGTGTACAACAGTTTGCAGTTTTCATGATGTCCCAAGTTGACCTTGCTAGGGAAGCTGCCCATTTAAACCGCTTCATTTATAATTTCCGCAGCTGGAAGGATGTTTCTTTCCCTAAGCCTGTCTATCCACTTGTCCACCCTGCTGTTTTGGTAGAAACATATGAAAAGGGAGAAAGTGTCTCACATTATGTTGATGATTTTCAAGGACATGAACATTTTAAATCTGCTCTTGCTCACATCGGGACTCATGCACTTCTGAAGATGCTTCTGgtaaaatatattttatttgcaaattttgatGCCATTGTTATCTTGTGGTTTTGGATAGTCATTTTGGGCATTGTTTATTCGTTATGCGCCATAAAAGGCGAATGTTATAAAGAATGACCTTGCAATGTCATTTTACGTTCATAATATTTATCTCAAGTAATTAGACAGAATATTAGAGAAATTGTTAGCCCATTTAGAAAAATGACAAGTGTAATCCTAAATCAGTGTTTAAAACCCGGATCGGTCATCGACCCGGTGGAGATACTAGGTCAATGGATTACCGGTCGGACTAGTGGGTCATGGTTGGACCAcataaattaaattatattaaaATTATACCTTTATGTGTCTTCTAACTTGTATCCTAAGGACACATGTTTAGGAATCCAAAAGAAGAAATTTTGCATTGAAAAACCAAAATTTGAACTTTTAGAAAATTGAATGCATGGGTTTTAGGATAAATAGTTCTATACTGAGTTCTTTAAGATGTGTCCTTATGGCACTTGTTAGCATTGGCCTAACTTTATTGTGTCATATATTTATTATGTTTTGCTATATTCCATTAAGCTAGATTTTTGTGAATCAAAATATCCAATTGCACTGTGTCTCTTTTTGCTGCTGCATATATTACGTAGCAGCTAGAAAGCGTGCATTTAAATTGCAGCAGCTAGAAAGTTGTTCACATCAATGTGAATGAAAATTTACTAGTCACCTGAAGCTCGGGAGTCAATATGTACTTAAAAAAACTCTCGCGTCAATGGGTTTGACCGGTTTGAGGCCGGTCCAATAGGAGGACCAGACCTATTATGTGTCCGGTTATCGGTTGAACCAGACTGGCCGTCTGGTCTGACGGTCCTAGTGTTTGATGTATTAGGATAACTTGTTTATATAATAAGCAAGTATGAAACGTAAGTTTGACAACACCGAAGTGTATTACTTCGAGTTTTCTAATTTCCCTTTCTTTTGTCGAGAAATATTGCAACAAAAATCCTTTTCTATACAGACTTTGGCTGTTAGAAAATGTCTTTACTGGGATTAGAAATGTCTTTGCGTGCAACTGAAATTTATGGTATAGGAAGATCTAGAAACATTGGGGATGGTCATTAACAAAGATCTAGAAAGTTTTTTTTGACTGCACATGTTCAATCTTATTTAATGTATACATCCTAATCTTTAATATTAAGTAAAAGCGGCATAGTTCCCATAGCAGTTTTAAATATGGAACATCATAAACTTCTAGCATAACCATGCAATCTCTTCTTCCAGGTGGACAACTTCATTCATGCAGATATGCATCCTGGAAATATCCTTGTTCGTGGAAAGTCTAGCAAACGACTTTTCAAATCAAAACCTCATGTAATTTTCCTAGATGTTGGCATGACTGCTGAACTCTCTGGTAGTGATAGGGTAAACTTACTGGAATTTTTCAAATCTGTTGCCCGCCGGGATGGCCGTACCGCTGCAGAATGCGCACTGAGTTTATCAAAGAAACAGAACTGCCCTAATCCAAAGGCTTTTATCGAGGTAATTGTTTTTCCAACTTGCTTtatcaattttttttccagattaCATTGtcaaatttttttccagattaCATTGTCAAATTTTTTTCCTGTAGGCTCACATTCATTACAGAATGATGCATTCATTATGGTTTTATTTTGTGATATCTATCTATTGTCAAAACAAAACATATATACAAGTGATGAATAAATCATATATCGACTAATGTGTACAGCTGATTGAAATTGAATGTTGAATATCATTTTATTTTACGAATAATTTGCTTGCGGTCATGGACTCCTTGACTATGAATCTTGCACTATTTCACTCATTATTACCTTTGTTTACCTTTGTTTTCTAACAGGAAGTGGAGGAGTCGTTTACTTTTTGGGGCACCCCTGAAGGTGACATAGTTCATCCTGCAGAGTGCATGGAGCAATTACTTGAGAAAGTTAGGCGTCATAGAGTTAATATTGATGGTAATGTTTGTACTGTCATGGTGACAACCTTGGTTCTTGAGGTAACTATTTTTCTTCTGTTTGCCATGATATTAGACTAAAAAACTTGGAAGTTTCAAGCATTTCTATTTGATGACATGATTCTCCTCATCTTGTAGGGTTGGCAGCGAAAGCTTGATCCCGGGTATGATGTGATGCAGACGCTGCAGACTTTGCTGCTCAGAGCTGATTGGGCAAAGGACCTTTCTTACACAATTGATGGACTTATGGCCCCTTGAACAGAGGAGGCTTTTTCTTTGTTTGATGAGGCTCTTGAGAAACAATTTTGACAACATAACCCCCAAAACATCTCAATGTTCTAAGGGCTCCCTCAAGATTGCCTTTtatttctgttttttttttaatttttaaattcaTTCTTTGAAAAATCTATCCCCtgtatttttttcttttattttcaactGTAATCTCTGTGAAGTTTACTAGAAAAATGGAAGTAGAAAGAATAAAGTGATGAACCACGAAAGGCATTGTGATTCTGTTATGTTACTTACAATGTATGATAACAAATTTAACAAGTATATAGACCATATTCCATACGATTCCTATCATTGTTCCTTCCAAACTTGTTAGAATTTAAAGTAATATCATACTGATTTGAATTGTAACGATGTTCAACTGACTAATCTCAGCTGGTACAGTCAATATAGCATTACAGAATGTTAATTAACATAAACAATATATACACCATTCCCATTGATTAAATTAAGCAAAAGAATGAAATTTTGCATACAAAATAAGATATTTGTTAGTTCAAAAAGTGTTTGACTTGTATTTTTAAGACAAAATTTAAAGCACTGTTAAACAAATGTCCCTAGGGCACCTATTAGCATAAGATACTTCTATTCAAGGGTTTATATAGCATGTGCACACAATGTTGTAAATTGTTATTGTTGGACTTTCCATTACACATTATTTCAGCTGCGACTCAGTTAATACAATATACAAGTAAAACCAAAATTGATAACTTTAAACCAACTTCAGGACATTGTAGTCGCATTCCCATATCAAAAAACAGAGCAACCGAACTGATTCACTTCAAAATTGAACAGTTGGAGAAATATTTATAAACCATGAAGTTATTTATTTCAAATTCTTTAAGGTATATGTCACAACAAtcctaaaaaaaaaagaatagaatCTGAAAGTAACCAACTGAAGCACCTAAAGTAAAAAAAACTAAACAATTTAAGTACCTTGCTAGATCTTAACGATACTCGATAATAAATCTATAAATAAAGAAAACTACATAGTCCGGAGTTATCTAAGAATATATTTCAACTAAGTTCAATCATGTTTTGGGATTGGAAGTGAGCTCATGTATTTCTTTTATCGCCGTCTCCACACTATTAAGAGCCATTTTCCTTGCCTGTTTTCATGAACACGAACGAGAAACAGATTTTTGTTAATTCATGCCTACAGCTGAAAGAAGAATGTAGAAAATGGAAAGTAATAATGCATCGATGTGTAGTTTACCTCCAGCATGTCTACTTTTGCTATATGGTCTTCAGGAAGCAAATGGATCTCATCAGTCAATTGGATACATTCCGCAACATTCTCAGGAGACATAAATTTCAATACCACATGCACACAACACTGCAGGTCAAGAATCAAATATTCGTCATATAATAATATCTTGCTGTCTAAATTGACTAGAAGTGTAAAACTTTGAAGTATATAAATCATGTTTAGAAAGAATGAATATATCCATTCAAGATAAACTGAGATATTTTTCTGTCTAAATTGCCTAGAAAGGACGGGTCAGATAAGAAAATGTTTAATAATCTAGTTTAGTAGAGACCTTAGAATTCTTAATCTGGTATGGACATCCGGCAGGAACGATAACAGCTTCTCCAACACGTTGCACAAAGGTCCACGGTTCGATATCTGGAAACGATGAAGGGTAAGTCAATGTATTTTTATTAGAGGCATATGATAGATGATACAGAAATATGATTTATGATATACTTACTGAATTCCTCCTTCAGTCTCATTTTGTGAGCAGTGTCCAAAAAGATACTCTGATCTAGAATTGGCTGAACCATCTGCATAATAAGAGAGAGAAAACCAATTATTATCAACTCAAATAGAATCATGTTAAGGAATTGTCTTGTTTGTAACTTGCCTTCTTGCCGTGATATTCACTGGCACAAGAAAATTCATCAGCATGTCTTTTGAGATATTCTAGAAGCTTCGGTTCATCCTGTCTTCGGAAGACATCCCACTGTGCAACAGAATACATTTCAGTGCTTCGAACTGCCTTGTGGAGAGGTAAAGAGCTTAGTGTTTTCTCGGAatctgaatctgaatctgaaCAAGAAACAGGTTCTTCATTGTTGGAAGCATTATCCTCTAAACTCCGACTAGGTATTGTTTTGACTTCATTAATGTAAGATGATCTATTGACTCTCCTGTAAAAGTCGGTTCCTTCCATGGCAATACTCTCTGTTTCCTTTTGTTCTTTGTCTTCTACATGCTCAGTAATAATCATTGGCGACCCCCTTTGACACAGAGTTTGATGCTTTTTCAATAACTTAGTTACTTTAGTAAGATGGTCTGGAGAGAGAGGAGCATCTGTGGTATATGCCATAATATCAACCTGGAATTATAAAATCAGACATAGTAAATGACATTTGTTATCTGCATAAAACTGTATTATGAAAAGTGCAATTGAGGCATGGAGCAATGTTATTAATTATGAACCACGCACAAGGTTATTAAAACGAAAAACAATTGTAAAATTTAAACAATGATAAGAGTATAAGATGCAGCATGACTTATTAGTTGTACTAGCTAAACTTCTCACGTTTTTATTTGCAGACCTCACCAAGAATATACTACAAGGAACATGGTTTTCTTGATATACAAGGGACATACGATCATCCGAAGTGAAAAGCATTCCAACCAAGAGGATGCTTTTTACTAAAAAAAGATGAGTAGCTGAGTTATCATGACAGGATACATGCATAGAATATGATCGTGGAAATTCTGTACGCAAAACAAAAATCAGAAGTAGCGTATTTTGTGATATTTCAAATAACTTTTCCATTTCAAACTTCAATGAAACAAAGTAAAAATTTAGGAAACTTTTATTCCAGATATATTCAAGAAACCAAATGCAAGCATAGAAAGGGAACATACCACATCATAAGGTTCATATGAGAGATTTAGCACGGAACAAGCTTCCTTGTCAGTACAGCCATAAGAAATATGGACATATGGTCCTTTGTCATGTTTTGCACTCCCATCTGGCATATATGCCGCTAAATTCAGAAGACCGGACCTGGGATTCATGTATTCTTGAAGTGGAAGAGCATCAATTACTTTAGCAAAATGATCTGGAAACTGTTTTTTGAATAGTTCGGAAGATAACCATCCATTTAATTTCAGCATCTCATGACAATCATTTTTCTGAGGTCGACATCTAAGAGATCCAGTAAAATGCTGTCTAATGTTAACTTCCACCTGCAAGAGTAAGAGTTCcaaaataatataattttatCAATGGTTTTTTGGTTCAAGGGAAGCTCCATTATCATTAAAAACATGAATAAAAGTATTGAACAAACATTATCTATATGCACCAATGCTATCCAGTCATCAACAGCAATAACTATAGATAACATATTAATTGGAACAAATATTAATTTATATCGATTTAGCATACTCAATTAGTTTATACTGACCTCACACCAATCCAAACAAGCTTCAAGTAAGTCCTTATTATTCTCATATGCTGAAATGCTCTTCTCAAGATAATCACAGAACATGACCAAAGGATCCCAACTGAGGTTTTTTGTACTTCGGAGCACGTCTCGGACTACTACAGGATGGCCTTTTCCCCAGTGTTTCTGAAAGTGTTCGAAATGATCTGAACTGATGGTGAAAGCTGTGGGATAAAATAAGCAATTATCATTAGAATCTTCTCTTCGAGCCGCTTCTTGTGATTGCTTATGTCTGTTGGTTTTATGATTTGTGTCAATACAAAGTGAACAACTTGAATTTTTATCCAAAATTTCAGGAACTTCATAGCTGCAAACTACTTCTTCTGCCTTCGTTTCCATTTCTTCGATCCAACTTAAAGGAAAAACACATCTCAAGTCAAGGTGGGTATTACCACAACCACCTAGCTCTGTAGGAGGACATGATACACTGTCGGTAGTACCATTACAACCAGTCCAATCAGATAACAGTGAAGTATCAGTTACATCATCGCTAGAAATAGTATTATCATCCGAAAGGTAACTTTCGTTATCAATGCAAGCGTCCATTTTGTCAGGTATCTCAGTTGTCAAATTTATATGCTCAAAAGGGCTTCCCTGACTCAATGCCTGGCAACATCTTAAGCATAGACTGTAGGAACAGCTCAGACAGCTTCTATGAAGATTCAGAATCGACGAGTTGCAGTAATTGCTGAGACAATTGTTCAATAAATACTTGTTAGAAAGAAGCATtagaaaataatttgaaatttcacTACAGTACGAGACAAAAAGATTACCAGTTATTTTTCTCATTGCGGCCAAATTCGACTTGCTTGATGAGAATATCAGAAATATTTTTCCCTGCCAAACATAAGTCGTCTAAGATAGCTGTATCTAATAAACAAAACTTGTTCATAAACTGTTAAATCAGAAGAGCAATAGTTACTACCTTTATTTTTCGCTTCTGTTTCTAGCTCTGTACGCTGCTCCTCACTTATTTGTTTTAGTACAGGAAGGAGCATACAGATCAAATAATGAAAATGCAATAT from Lathyrus oleraceus cultivar Zhongwan6 chromosome 1, CAAS_Psat_ZW6_1.0, whole genome shotgun sequence includes:
- the LOC127082929 gene encoding lysine-specific demethylase JMJ28, which codes for MVKKSTKEEVPPDDLRCSRTDGRQWRCKRKAMENVKLCEVHYLQGRHRQNKERVPESLKLSRDMKVKKKKKKNDVVEIRSKNKKKKKKKKHVDVQLELIRMVLEREVDKKKKNVKRNNNEETELHYSEAELRKELPNGVMEIAPVSTPCDVEFQSNGKTFIAPRYFRSKNVDRRVPFDNLQVLKKCGRKKCHCCQSSDSGNLIKCSNCQKEFFCLDCIKRRYSETPNEAKMACPVCRGSCTCKYCRAGLSKDNESKDHLAGRNSVDRILHFHYLICMLLPVLKQISEEQRTELETEAKNKGKNISDILIKQVEFGRNEKNNCNYCNSSILNLHRSCLSCSYSLCLRCCQALSQGSPFEHINLTTEIPDKMDACIDNESYLSDDNTISSDDVTDTSLLSDWTGCNGTTDSVSCPPTELGGCGNTHLDLRCVFPLSWIEEMETKAEEVVCSYEVPEILDKNSSCSLCIDTNHKTNRHKQSQEAARREDSNDNCLFYPTAFTISSDHFEHFQKHWGKGHPVVVRDVLRSTKNLSWDPLVMFCDYLEKSISAYENNKDLLEACLDWCEVEVNIRQHFTGSLRCRPQKNDCHEMLKLNGWLSSELFKKQFPDHFAKVIDALPLQEYMNPRSGLLNLAAYMPDGSAKHDKGPYVHISYGCTDKEACSVLNLSYEPYDVVDIMAYTTDAPLSPDHLTKVTKLLKKHQTLCQRGSPMIITEHVEDKEQKETESIAMEGTDFYRRVNRSSYINEVKTIPSRSLEDNASNNEEPVSCSDSDSDSEKTLSSLPLHKAVRSTEMYSVAQWDVFRRQDEPKLLEYLKRHADEFSCASEYHGKKMVQPILDQSIFLDTAHKMRLKEEFNIEPWTFVQRVGEAVIVPAGCPYQIKNSKCCVHVVLKFMSPENVAECIQLTDEIHLLPEDHIAKVDMLEARKMALNSVETAIKEIHELTSNPKT
- the LOC127082938 gene encoding uncharacterized protein LOC127082938 produces the protein MLRKIKGAAQSVHRINRGRYVEVSRNGPIASVGPNTHHCRFYMHYKFHSAARSSFWWLATRESFNKCCTFRNFSVSSASNEVTHHSQIAWKRLYRKYCSSGDSTFSPTINMIAQAVSLSLTRSYLLVPGIFAFACGELALSQRRWGDAERYPSHDALYMRARDGYNYMFTFTFMIVEGVVLLVRALYLAVLFSPSIVMGPFADYFGPKFRKLWLHVVLRTLERAGPAFIKWGQWAATRPDLFPRDLCTKLSELHSKAPEHSFSYTKKTIEKAFNRKISEIFENFEEVPVASGSIAQVHRATLKYRYPGKQAKPLVVAVKVRHPGVGESIRRDFAIINTAAKISMFIPALKWLRLDESVQQFAVFMMSQVDLAREAAHLNRFIYNFRSWKDVSFPKPVYPLVHPAVLVETYEKGESVSHYVDDFQGHEHFKSALAHIGTHALLKMLLVDNFIHADMHPGNILVRGKSSKRLFKSKPHVIFLDVGMTAELSGSDRVNLLEFFKSVARRDGRTAAECALSLSKKQNCPNPKAFIEEVEESFTFWGTPEGDIVHPAECMEQLLEKVRRHRVNIDGNVCTVMVTTLVLEGWQRKLDPGYDVMQTLQTLLLRADWAKDLSYTIDGLMAP